One Rosa chinensis cultivar Old Blush chromosome 5, RchiOBHm-V2, whole genome shotgun sequence genomic region harbors:
- the LOC112165067 gene encoding probable disease resistance protein At4g27220 isoform X2: MSDYLHSPAVEPFSQQQRLQALIEGARENWTYAIFWQSSYDMSGDSVLGWGDGFYKDESDKWKARPKKMTSLVEQEHRKKVLRELNSLISGAHTTADDEVVDQVTGTEWFFLVSMTHGFLNGGGLPGQAFFYSNPVWVTGPDRLAASSCERARQAQVSGLQTMVCVPTANGVVELGSTELIFQSSDVMNEARVLFDFNNLEVGSWPVAPATSGPSSSNHHISKPIQFDNHPSSSSSSATQWKYDVFLSFRGPDTRRSIVADLYDRLQNKRGIRTFMDDPDLRVGDAISPALLKAIEESRFAIVVLSKNYAHSTWCLEELTSICQCMKDFNRILPLFYNVEPSDVRYRKRSFRRAFDKHERSGRHTSEKVQRWNDALNKVASFSGWHTKNFNKVQPIEIGFTMFAGDFQAFEATRKSMNEVMKVLQDDEVTALGVYGMGGVGKTTMVKRVGALARKNGIFNHVLLAVISQSPDSRNIQATLAELLGFKFKWETEIGRAAELHEKIMSKNKILIILDDMWERMDLSRIGIPSYDELKKYNSKVLLTTRRLHVCNSMDSQASIPLDILSEEDSWKLFMRNAGRSFESSNFNNVARKVAAECRGLPIALIAVARALRDKDLAEWQKAAQRLEKSQIANPDDKGDAFECIKLSFDYLKDEDHKSCFLLCCLFPEDHEINIEDLFRYAIGKGLFQDAETMYEARGTADSVVKYLKDSSLLLESEYIGCVKMHDVIRDTAMNIAKSKDGHRFTVKVGCGLEDWRPRGLHEGCTAISLMRNKIRKLPEEELVCPNLQLLLLKQNADLNEIPEKFIQNLNKLRLLDLSNTSISVLPQSFSLLTNLQALNLDFCEQLIDISVVGKLKKLEILSMRQCPLKKLSREIGHLTNLRILDVSSAEFLIIPPKVIPKLHKLEELYILNCGFEDWGSEVEREGEETELVFPVLSNLKNWQVCISDAKCTPKCLEVNGEYHNSRSLFLNGATISTLPDWFINTVTKKTEKLEYSRCKGMSDILMEYDHGRLHKLKHLRVCGYFCDSYVYLKELMNTTRRVQKGPVFVNLEELHLIDLIHLNELCVGELPHGSLFNLKVLHISFCNILKNVSKLVQRLPNLERLYLNCMDDLEYVFGCEGFEPKESKLREMQLLGPNSVKSICSGPAPRVMFQSLKSLTFYRCELLQSLFAYDVAQNLVQLEDLLVEWCPLLVRVIEAVNNEKATVLRRMKNLVFMGLPKLYGASATVDIECPSLEHLIVVDCPRFSFSTSSLSRNPSSFSTSASDYFGSTNLVKLNDQQHLQLLSSRVGHLGEAANPINTLEAALLDRDFQESHRDYDSH, translated from the exons ATGTCGGACTATCTTCACTCTCCGGCTGTAGAGCCGTTTAGTCAACAGCAGCGGCTCCAGGCGCTGATCGAGGGCGCCAGGGAGAACTGGACCTATGCCATCTTCTGGCAGTCGTCGTACGACATGTCGGGAGATTCCGTTCTCGGGTGGGGCGACGGGTTCTACAAGGACGAGAGTGATAAATGGAAAGCGAGGCCCAAAAAGATGACGTCATTAGTCGAGCAGGAGCACCGGAAGAAAGTGCTCAGGGAACTCAACTCTTTGATTTCTGGGGCCCACACCACCGCCGACGACGAGGTCGTAGATCAAGTCACTGGTACAGAATGGTTCttccttgtttccatgacccaTGGTTTCCTCAACGGCGGCGGGTTGCCGGGTCAGGCCTTTTTCTATTCCAACCCGGTCTGGGTCACCGGGCCGGACCGCCTAGCGGCGTCCTCCTGCGAGCGGGCCCGCCAAGCTCAGGTCTCCGGCCTACAGACCATGGTCTGCGTCCCGACGGCGAATGGGGTGGTCGAATTGGGCTCGACGGAGCTGATATTCCAAAGCTCGGATGTGATGAACGAGGCCCGAGTATTGTTTGATTTCAATAATCTTGAAGTCGGTTCTTGGCCTGTAGCTCCGGCCACTTCAGGACCGAGTAGCAGTAACCATCACATCTCTAAGCCGATTCAGTTTGACAACCACCCTAGTTCCAGTAGCTCTTCTGCTACTCAGTGGAAGTATGATGTGTTTTTGAGTTTCAGGGGTCCTGACACTCGAAGGAGTATTGTAGCTGATTTATACGATCGGCTGCAAAACAAGAGAGGAATTAGAACATTTATGGATGATCCAGATCTTCGAGTAGGGGATGCTATTTCTCCCGCTCTCTTAAAGGCGATTGAAGAATCAAGGTTTGCAATCGTTGTTCTATCGAAAAATTATGCTCATTCTACTTGGTGTTTGGAGGAACTTACAAGTATCTGTCAGTGCATGAAAGACTTCAACAGAATTCTTCCACTTTTCTATAATGTGGAACCCTCTGATGTACGGTACCGGAAAAGGAGTTTCCGAAGAGCTTTCGATAAGCATGAACGCTCTGGGCGACACACATCAGAGAAGGTGCAGCGGTGGAATGATGCGTTAAACAAAGTGGCCAGTTTTTCTGGGTGGCATACAAAGAATTTTAA TAAAGTACAACCTATTGAAATCGGTTTTACAATGTTCGCCGGAGATTTTCAAGCATTTGAAGCAACAAGAAAAAGCATGAATGAGGTTATGAAGGTGCTTCAAGATGACGAGGTCACTGCCCTTGGGGTCTATGGAATGGGAGGGGTCGGCAAGACAACCATGGTTAAACGTGTCGGCGCGCTAGCCCGCAAGAACGGAATTTTTAACCATGTACTTCTGGCTGTCATATCCCAAAGCCCTGACTCGAGAAATATTCAAGCCACATTGGCAGAGCTGCTGGGCTTCAAATTCAAGTGGGAGACAGAAATTGGAAGAGCCGCTGAGTTGCATGAGAAGATAATGAGTAAAAATAAGATCCTTATAATCCTGGACGACATGTGGGAGAGAATGGATTTGTCAAGAATAGGAATTCCCAGCTATGACGAGCTCAAAAAATACAATTCTAAAGTCCTACTCACCACGAGGAGATTGCATGTTTGTAATTCCATGGACAGCCAAGCAAGCATTCCTCTCGATATCTTATCAGAagaagattcttggaaattgtttaTGAGAAATGCAGGAAGGTCTTTTGAATCCTCCAATTTTAATAACGTAGCAAGAAAGGTAGCTGCAGAATGTAGGGGTCTACCAATTGCATTGATAGCAGTTGCAAGGGCACTCAGAGATAAAGATCTGGCGGAATGGCAAAAAGCAGCTCAACGACTGGAGAAGTCGCAAATTGCCAACCCTGATGATAAGGGAGATGCATTCGAATGTATAAAATTAAGCTTTGATTACTTGAAAGATGAGGACCACAAGTCATGCTTCTTGCTCTGTTGCCTATTCCCAGAAGACCATGAAATCAATATAGAAGACTTGTTCAGGTATGCGATTGGAAAAGGATTGTTTCAAGATGCCGAAACAATGTACGAAGCCAGAGGAACAGCAGATTCAGTGGTCAAGTACCTGAAAGATTCTAGCTTGCTTTTGGAGAGTGAATACATTGGATGTGTAAAGATGCATGATGTCATCCGGGATACAGCCATGAATATTGCAAAATCTAAAGATGGGCATCGGTTTACGGTAAAAGTTGGCTGTGGTTTAGAGGATTGGCGGCCACGCGGATTACATGAAGGCTGCACTGCTATTTCACTAATGAGGAACAAAATTCGCAAGCTACCCGAAGAAGAGTTGGTATGTCCAAATCTCCAGCTTTTATTACTAAAACAGAATGCTGATTTAAATGAGATCCCAGAAAAGTTTATCCAAAATCTGAATAAATTAAGGCTCTTGGATCTTAGCAACACTAGTATTTCCGTATTACCCCAATCATTCAGTCTCCTTACCAACCTTCAAGCTTTGAATTTAGATTTTTGCGAGCAATTGATTGACATATCCGTAGTGGGAAAACTTAAGAAGCTTGAAATTCTTAGTATGAGACAATGTCCTCTCAAGAAACTGTCGAGAGAAATAGGACATTTGACCAATCTAAGAATTTTGGATGTCAGTTCCGCTGAATTTCTCATAATTCCACCTAAAGTGATACCGAAGTTGCATAAATTAGAAGAACTGTATATACTAAACTGTGGATTTGAGGATTGGGGGAGTGAAgttgagagagaaggagaagaaactgAATTGGTTTTCCCTGTTTTGTCAAATTTGAAAAATTGGCAGGTTTGCATATCTGATGCTAAATGCACACCTAAATGTCTTGAGGTCAATGGAGAATATCATAATTCAAGATCCTTGTTTCTTAATGGAGCAACCATAAGTACCTTACCTGACTGGTTTATCAACACAGTGACAAAGAAAACAGAGAAGCTAGAGTACAGTCGCTGCAAAGGGATGAGTGACATTCTTATGGAATATGACCATGGGAGGTTACATAAGCTCAAGCATCTTAGAGTATGTGGTTATTTTTGTGATTCCTATGTGTACTTGAAGGAGTTGATGAACACAACAAGACGAGTTCAAAAAGGACCAGTGTTTGTGAATTTGGAAGAGTTGCATCTGATAGATCTGATCCACCTTAATGAGTTGTGTGTTGGAGAGTTACCACATGGGTCTCTCTTCAATCTGAAGGTATTGCATATATCTTTTTGTAATATTTTGAAGAATGTATCAAAACTGGTACAGAGACTACCAAATCTGGAGAGACTATATTTAAATTGCATGGATGACCTGGAATATGTGTTTGGATGTGAAGGGTTTGAGCCGAAAGAATCAAAACTGAGAGAGATGCAGTTGTTGGGTCCAAATTCAGTGAAGAGCATTTGTAGTGGTCCTGCCCCACGCGTAATGTTCCAGAGTCTtaaaagtttgactttttaccgTTGCGAGTTGCTGCAAAGTCTGTTCGCATATGATGTAGCCCAGAATCTTGTTCAATTGGAAGACCTTTTAGTAGAATGGTGCCCTTTGTTGGTAAGAGTAATTGAAGCAGTGAACAACGAGAAGGCTACGGTTCTTCGAAGAATGAAGAACTTGGTTTTCATGGGACTTCCCAAGTTGTATGGTGCAAGTGCTACTGTTGACATTGAGTGTCCTTCATTAGAACACTTGATTGTGGTGGATTGTCCCCGGTTTTCATTTTCAACCTCTTCCTTAAGCAGGAACCCGTCTTCATTTTCAACCTCTGCTTCCGACTACTTTGGCAGCACCAACCTAGTCAAACTCAATGATCAACAACATCTTCAACTTCTATCATCAAG GGTTGGTCATCTAGGTGAGGCTGCAAATCCGATTAATACGCTTGAAGCTGCATTGCTTGATCGTGACTTTCAAGAAAGCCACAGGGATTATGACAGCCATTAA
- the LOC112165067 gene encoding probable disease resistance protein At4g27220 isoform X3 has product MSDYLHSPAVEPFSQQQRLQALIEGARENWTYAIFWQSSYDMSGDSVLGWGDGFYKDESDKWKARPKKMTSLVEQEHRKKVLRELNSLISGAHTTADDEVVDQVTGTEWFFLVSMTHGFLNGGGLPGQAFFYSNPVWVTGPDRLAASSCERARQAQVSGLQTMVCVPTANGVVELGSTELIFQSSDVMNEARVLFDFNNLEVGSWPVAPATSGPSSSNHHISKPIQFDNHPSSSSSSATQWKYDVFLSFRGPDTRRSIVADLYDRLQNKRGIRTFMDDPDLRVGDAISPALLKAIEESRFAIVVLSKNYAHSTWCLEELTSICQCMKDFNRILPLFYNVEPSDVRYRKRSFRRAFDKHERSGRHTSEKVQRWNDALNKVASFSGWHTKNFKSDRDLVDSIVEFVCSKVQPIEIGFTMFAGDFQAFEATRKSMNEVMKVLQDDEVTALGVYGMGGVGKTTMVKRVGALARKNGIFNHVLLAVISQSPDSRNIQATLAELLGFKFKWETEIGRAAELHEKIMSKNKILIILDDMWERMDLSRIGIPSYDELKKYNSKVLLTTRRLHVCNSMDSQASIPLDILSEEDSWKLFMRNAGRSFESSNFNNVARKVAAECRGLPIALIAVARALRDKDLAEWQKAAQRLEKSQIANPDDKGDAFECIKLSFDYLKDEDHKSCFLLCCLFPEDHEINIEDLFRYAIGKGLFQDAETMYEARGTADSVVKYLKDSSLLLESEYIGCVKMHDVIRDTAMNIAKSKDGHRFTVKVGCGLEDWRPRGLHEGCTAISLMRNKIRKLPEEELVCPNLQLLLLKQNADLNEIPEKFIQNLNKLRLLDLSNTSISVLPQSFSLLTNLQALNLDFCEQLIDISVVGKLKKLEILSMRQCPLKKLSREIGHLTNLRILDVSSAEFLIIPPKVIPKLHKLEELYILNCGFEDWGSEVEREGEETELVFPVLSNLKNWQVCISDAKCTPKCLEVNGEYHNSRSLFLNGATISTLPDWFINTVTKKTEKLEYSRCKGMSDILMEYDHGRLHKLKHLRVCGYFCDSYVYLKELMNTTRRVQKGPVFVNLEELHLIDLIHLNELCVGELPHGSLFNLKVLHISFCNILKNVSKLVQRLPNLERLYLNCMDDLEYVFGCEGFEPKESKLREMQLLGPNSVKSICSGPAPRVMFQSLKSLTFYRCELLQSLFAYDVAQNLVQLEDLLVEWCPLLVRVIEAVNNEKATVLRRMKNLVFMGLPKLYGASATVDIECPSLEHLIVVDCPRFSFSTSSLSRNPSSFSTSASDYFGSTNLVKLNDQQHLQLLSSRLMNLYRLS; this is encoded by the exons ATGTCGGACTATCTTCACTCTCCGGCTGTAGAGCCGTTTAGTCAACAGCAGCGGCTCCAGGCGCTGATCGAGGGCGCCAGGGAGAACTGGACCTATGCCATCTTCTGGCAGTCGTCGTACGACATGTCGGGAGATTCCGTTCTCGGGTGGGGCGACGGGTTCTACAAGGACGAGAGTGATAAATGGAAAGCGAGGCCCAAAAAGATGACGTCATTAGTCGAGCAGGAGCACCGGAAGAAAGTGCTCAGGGAACTCAACTCTTTGATTTCTGGGGCCCACACCACCGCCGACGACGAGGTCGTAGATCAAGTCACTGGTACAGAATGGTTCttccttgtttccatgacccaTGGTTTCCTCAACGGCGGCGGGTTGCCGGGTCAGGCCTTTTTCTATTCCAACCCGGTCTGGGTCACCGGGCCGGACCGCCTAGCGGCGTCCTCCTGCGAGCGGGCCCGCCAAGCTCAGGTCTCCGGCCTACAGACCATGGTCTGCGTCCCGACGGCGAATGGGGTGGTCGAATTGGGCTCGACGGAGCTGATATTCCAAAGCTCGGATGTGATGAACGAGGCCCGAGTATTGTTTGATTTCAATAATCTTGAAGTCGGTTCTTGGCCTGTAGCTCCGGCCACTTCAGGACCGAGTAGCAGTAACCATCACATCTCTAAGCCGATTCAGTTTGACAACCACCCTAGTTCCAGTAGCTCTTCTGCTACTCAGTGGAAGTATGATGTGTTTTTGAGTTTCAGGGGTCCTGACACTCGAAGGAGTATTGTAGCTGATTTATACGATCGGCTGCAAAACAAGAGAGGAATTAGAACATTTATGGATGATCCAGATCTTCGAGTAGGGGATGCTATTTCTCCCGCTCTCTTAAAGGCGATTGAAGAATCAAGGTTTGCAATCGTTGTTCTATCGAAAAATTATGCTCATTCTACTTGGTGTTTGGAGGAACTTACAAGTATCTGTCAGTGCATGAAAGACTTCAACAGAATTCTTCCACTTTTCTATAATGTGGAACCCTCTGATGTACGGTACCGGAAAAGGAGTTTCCGAAGAGCTTTCGATAAGCATGAACGCTCTGGGCGACACACATCAGAGAAGGTGCAGCGGTGGAATGATGCGTTAAACAAAGTGGCCAGTTTTTCTGGGTGGCATACAAAGAATTTTAA GAGTGATAGAGATCTTGTTGACTCCATTGTGGAATTTGTGTGCAGTAAAGTACAACCTATTGAAATCGGTTTTACAATGTTCGCCGGAGATTTTCAAGCATTTGAAGCAACAAGAAAAAGCATGAATGAGGTTATGAAGGTGCTTCAAGATGACGAGGTCACTGCCCTTGGGGTCTATGGAATGGGAGGGGTCGGCAAGACAACCATGGTTAAACGTGTCGGCGCGCTAGCCCGCAAGAACGGAATTTTTAACCATGTACTTCTGGCTGTCATATCCCAAAGCCCTGACTCGAGAAATATTCAAGCCACATTGGCAGAGCTGCTGGGCTTCAAATTCAAGTGGGAGACAGAAATTGGAAGAGCCGCTGAGTTGCATGAGAAGATAATGAGTAAAAATAAGATCCTTATAATCCTGGACGACATGTGGGAGAGAATGGATTTGTCAAGAATAGGAATTCCCAGCTATGACGAGCTCAAAAAATACAATTCTAAAGTCCTACTCACCACGAGGAGATTGCATGTTTGTAATTCCATGGACAGCCAAGCAAGCATTCCTCTCGATATCTTATCAGAagaagattcttggaaattgtttaTGAGAAATGCAGGAAGGTCTTTTGAATCCTCCAATTTTAATAACGTAGCAAGAAAGGTAGCTGCAGAATGTAGGGGTCTACCAATTGCATTGATAGCAGTTGCAAGGGCACTCAGAGATAAAGATCTGGCGGAATGGCAAAAAGCAGCTCAACGACTGGAGAAGTCGCAAATTGCCAACCCTGATGATAAGGGAGATGCATTCGAATGTATAAAATTAAGCTTTGATTACTTGAAAGATGAGGACCACAAGTCATGCTTCTTGCTCTGTTGCCTATTCCCAGAAGACCATGAAATCAATATAGAAGACTTGTTCAGGTATGCGATTGGAAAAGGATTGTTTCAAGATGCCGAAACAATGTACGAAGCCAGAGGAACAGCAGATTCAGTGGTCAAGTACCTGAAAGATTCTAGCTTGCTTTTGGAGAGTGAATACATTGGATGTGTAAAGATGCATGATGTCATCCGGGATACAGCCATGAATATTGCAAAATCTAAAGATGGGCATCGGTTTACGGTAAAAGTTGGCTGTGGTTTAGAGGATTGGCGGCCACGCGGATTACATGAAGGCTGCACTGCTATTTCACTAATGAGGAACAAAATTCGCAAGCTACCCGAAGAAGAGTTGGTATGTCCAAATCTCCAGCTTTTATTACTAAAACAGAATGCTGATTTAAATGAGATCCCAGAAAAGTTTATCCAAAATCTGAATAAATTAAGGCTCTTGGATCTTAGCAACACTAGTATTTCCGTATTACCCCAATCATTCAGTCTCCTTACCAACCTTCAAGCTTTGAATTTAGATTTTTGCGAGCAATTGATTGACATATCCGTAGTGGGAAAACTTAAGAAGCTTGAAATTCTTAGTATGAGACAATGTCCTCTCAAGAAACTGTCGAGAGAAATAGGACATTTGACCAATCTAAGAATTTTGGATGTCAGTTCCGCTGAATTTCTCATAATTCCACCTAAAGTGATACCGAAGTTGCATAAATTAGAAGAACTGTATATACTAAACTGTGGATTTGAGGATTGGGGGAGTGAAgttgagagagaaggagaagaaactgAATTGGTTTTCCCTGTTTTGTCAAATTTGAAAAATTGGCAGGTTTGCATATCTGATGCTAAATGCACACCTAAATGTCTTGAGGTCAATGGAGAATATCATAATTCAAGATCCTTGTTTCTTAATGGAGCAACCATAAGTACCTTACCTGACTGGTTTATCAACACAGTGACAAAGAAAACAGAGAAGCTAGAGTACAGTCGCTGCAAAGGGATGAGTGACATTCTTATGGAATATGACCATGGGAGGTTACATAAGCTCAAGCATCTTAGAGTATGTGGTTATTTTTGTGATTCCTATGTGTACTTGAAGGAGTTGATGAACACAACAAGACGAGTTCAAAAAGGACCAGTGTTTGTGAATTTGGAAGAGTTGCATCTGATAGATCTGATCCACCTTAATGAGTTGTGTGTTGGAGAGTTACCACATGGGTCTCTCTTCAATCTGAAGGTATTGCATATATCTTTTTGTAATATTTTGAAGAATGTATCAAAACTGGTACAGAGACTACCAAATCTGGAGAGACTATATTTAAATTGCATGGATGACCTGGAATATGTGTTTGGATGTGAAGGGTTTGAGCCGAAAGAATCAAAACTGAGAGAGATGCAGTTGTTGGGTCCAAATTCAGTGAAGAGCATTTGTAGTGGTCCTGCCCCACGCGTAATGTTCCAGAGTCTtaaaagtttgactttttaccgTTGCGAGTTGCTGCAAAGTCTGTTCGCATATGATGTAGCCCAGAATCTTGTTCAATTGGAAGACCTTTTAGTAGAATGGTGCCCTTTGTTGGTAAGAGTAATTGAAGCAGTGAACAACGAGAAGGCTACGGTTCTTCGAAGAATGAAGAACTTGGTTTTCATGGGACTTCCCAAGTTGTATGGTGCAAGTGCTACTGTTGACATTGAGTGTCCTTCATTAGAACACTTGATTGTGGTGGATTGTCCCCGGTTTTCATTTTCAACCTCTTCCTTAAGCAGGAACCCGTCTTCATTTTCAACCTCTGCTTCCGACTACTTTGGCAGCACCAACCTAGTCAAACTCAATGATCAACAACATCTTCAACTTCTATCATCAAG GTTGATGAACTTGTACAGGCTCAGTTAA